DNA from Spirochaetota bacterium:
CGTAACGGATTTTTTCAGCCTCGCCGTATTCAGCCAGCTTCCCCTCCTTCAGCAGGGTCATGGCGCGGAAACCCTTGAAGGCGTCCTCGCAGTAGAGGACCGGCGACTCCAGGATCGGATCGCAGGTTTCCATCACATAGCTCCGGGTCAGGGCGGCACCGCCCAGGAGCACCGGGATATCGAGGCCCTGGGCCTTCATGAATTCAAGGTTTTCCCTCATGACCTGGGTCGATTTTACCAGGAGCCCGCTCATGCCGATGGCGTCGGCGCCCGTTTCCCTGGCCTTGTTTATTATCTCCTCGATATCGACCCGGATGCCCAGGTTGTGGACCTGGAACCCGTTGTTCGACAGGATGATGTCCACCAGGTTCTTTCCTATGTCATGGACGTCGCCCTTCACCGTGGCCAGGACGATGCTGCTTTTCCGCGTTGATTCGATCTTGTCCATGCGGGGGGTCAGGTAGTCCACGGACCGTTTCATGACCTCGGCGGACTGCAGCACAAAGGGAAGCTGCATCCTGCCGCTGCCGAAGAGCTCTCCCACCTGCTTCATGGCCGGCACCAGGATGGCGTTGATGATTTCAGCCGGAGGGATGGCGCCAAGGAGACGCTCCAGCAGCTCTTCAAGGCCGGCCCTGGAGCCTTCGATGAGGCGCTTCCGCAACAGGTCCTCCGGGCGCAACGATTCTTCAGACGCTCTGTCGTTATCCTCGATGACGGCGGTCCGACTTTCGAAATGCCCTATGAATTCGAGAAGGGGATTGCCCGGACCGGCGTTGTCGATTAGGTTCAGCGCCATTTTCAGATCGGCCTCGTCGATGCGGTTCACCGGAATGATCTGGGCCACATTGACAATGGCCAGGTCCAGGCCGGCCTGGACGGCGCGGTAGAGAAACACCGAGTTCAGTATCTGCCGCGACCGCGGGTTCAGGCCGAAGGATATATTGGAAAGGCCAAGGAGTGTGAACACGCCGGGAAGGGCTTCCTTGATGAGCCCGATCCCCCGGAGCGTTTCGATGGCCGCTGTTTTCAGCGTTTCGTCGCCGCTACCCAGGGTAAAGGTCAGGGGGTCGAAGATCAGGTCGGACGGCGCGAGGCCTTCTTCCGTGGCTATGTTAAAAAGCCTCCGGGCCACGGCGAGCTTCTTTTCCGCGGTTTTGGCCATGCCCTCCTCGTCTATGGTAAGGGCGATGACGGCCGCTCCGTAGCGCCGCGCCAGTGCGCAGACGCGGCGGGTCCTTTCTTCCCCTTCCTCCAGGTTTATGGAATTGATGATGGCGCGGCCGCCGTAGCGCTTGAGGGCCGCCTCGATGACGGCCGGGCTTGTGGAGTCGATGACCAGGGGCAGCGGCACCTCCAGGGCGAAGCGGGGCGCCATCCTGACGATATCGGCAATTTCATCGCGGCCGGCGTAGGCCACGCAGAGGTCCACGGCGTGGGCCCCTGACCGGACCTGGTTTTTCCCGATCTCTACCATGCCGTCCCAGTTCTCGGCCAGGAGATATTCGCGGAACTGCCTGCTGCCGTTGGTGTTGGCGCGCTCTCCCACGAAAAAAGGCGCCGGCTCCTGGCGGAGCTCCTGGAAGCGGTAGAGGCTCGCCACGCCGGGAACTGATTCCATCGCGCGGCCCGCCGGACGGACGCCGGCAAGGGCTTTTTTCAGGGCCCTGATATGGTCGGGGGAGGTTCCGCAGCAGCCTCCGACGAGGCTCACGCCGTACTGTGTGACGAACTTCCGGAGCTCTTCTGCGAAGGCCTCCGGCTCCAGGGTATAGACCAGGGAGCCGTTGACGTTCGTTGGAAGGCCGGCGTTGGGCATGACCAGGACCGGCCCGGGGAAGGTCCGGCAGAGCTCCTGCACGTGGGGCGCCATCTGGGACGGTCCGGTGGCGCAGTTGATGCCGAGGATATCGACCGGGAGCGCCGCCAGGATCGCCACTGCGGCCAGTACCTCGGTGCCGACGAGGAGCGTTCCCGTGGTCTCAACGGTGACGCTGGCCGCCACGGGAATATTCAGGCGCCGCTCAGACTGGGCGTCCCTGATGGCGCAGAGGCAGGCCTTGATCTGGAGCGGGTCCTGGCAGGTCTCGAGAAGAAAAAGATCTATGCCGCCGTCAAGTAAACCCTGGATGGCCGGAAGGTATGCGTCATAGATCCCGTCGAAGTCCGTGTGGCCCAATGAGGGAAGTTTCGTCCCCGGACCGAGTGAGCCTGCGACGAAGCATGGACGTTCCTTTATGTCGGCCGCCGCTTCGCGTGCGATCGTCGCCGCCGCCCGGGCCACGGCCCGGGCCTCGGCGCCGAGGCCGTATTCCGAGAGAACCGCCGCTGATGCGCCGAAGGTGTTGGTCTCTATGACATCGGCCCCTGCCGCCAGATAGGCGCGGTGAATATTCCTGATGGCGTCCGGCGCGGACAGGTTCAGGGCCTCGTTGCAGCCCGGGCGCCCTCCCCAGGCGCTGTCGGCGAGGGAGAGCTCCTGTATCTCGGTGCCCATGGCTCCGTCCAGTACCAGGACCGCGCGCTCCCCGAGATATTGAAGAAATGCAGTGCCGCCGCTCATCGCTTTACCCCTTCAGCACGTCAAGGGCGTACTGGACGCGGCCGAAGGGGGCCGATATCTGCACCCCCTGTATCATGCCTCTCATGTCATCCAGCAGTTCCCGCGCTATGGCGATCCCCTCTTTGACCGCCTCAGGTCCCGTTCCGGCCCTGCGCATCCTTTCGAGGATGGACTGCGGCACTACGACCCCCGGCACTTCGTTGTTCATGAACTCGGCGTTTCGGTGGGACACCAGGGGCCAGAGCCCCGCTATCACCGGGATGCCGAGGCCGTCGATGCTCTTCATGAAGGCTTCGAACTGGGCGATATCAAAGACCGGCTGGGTGATCACAAACTCCGCGCCCGCTTCCTTTTTCTGGAAGAGACGCTCGATCTCCCTTTTCTGGTCCTCGAAGCCGGGGTTGGCGCCCACGCCTATCAGGAAGCCCGTGGGTGTGCCGATGGGATGGCGGCCGATATCATGGCCGTGGTTGAGGTCCCGGACCACTCTGACCAGTCCGATG
Protein-coding regions in this window:
- the metH gene encoding methionine synthase, which encodes MSGGTAFLQYLGERAVLVLDGAMGTEIQELSLADSAWGGRPGCNEALNLSAPDAIRNIHRAYLAAGADVIETNTFGASAAVLSEYGLGAEARAVARAAATIAREAAADIKERPCFVAGSLGPGTKLPSLGHTDFDGIYDAYLPAIQGLLDGGIDLFLLETCQDPLQIKACLCAIRDAQSERRLNIPVAASVTVETTGTLLVGTEVLAAVAILAALPVDILGINCATGPSQMAPHVQELCRTFPGPVLVMPNAGLPTNVNGSLVYTLEPEAFAEELRKFVTQYGVSLVGGCCGTSPDHIRALKKALAGVRPAGRAMESVPGVASLYRFQELRQEPAPFFVGERANTNGSRQFREYLLAENWDGMVEIGKNQVRSGAHAVDLCVAYAGRDEIADIVRMAPRFALEVPLPLVIDSTSPAVIEAALKRYGGRAIINSINLEEGEERTRRVCALARRYGAAVIALTIDEEGMAKTAEKKLAVARRLFNIATEEGLAPSDLIFDPLTFTLGSGDETLKTAAIETLRGIGLIKEALPGVFTLLGLSNISFGLNPRSRQILNSVFLYRAVQAGLDLAIVNVAQIIPVNRIDEADLKMALNLIDNAGPGNPLLEFIGHFESRTAVIEDNDRASEESLRPEDLLRKRLIEGSRAGLEELLERLLGAIPPAEIINAILVPAMKQVGELFGSGRMQLPFVLQSAEVMKRSVDYLTPRMDKIESTRKSSIVLATVKGDVHDIGKNLVDIILSNNGFQVHNLGIRVDIEEIINKARETGADAIGMSGLLVKSTQVMRENLEFMKAQGLDIPVLLGGAALTRSYVMETCDPILESPVLYCEDAFKGFRAMTLLKEGKLAEYGEAEKIRYASTVRPPRQVASEDADTLAPAPSIPKPPFRGGVVLDSITTESIFPYLNERALFRARWSFRSRGLEPDDFDALIRKEAVPALEEMKERLLREKILSPRAAYGYWPCLSDGDTVRVLDPADSASTIGLFHFPRQKRPPFRSIADYFLPKGSGVTDLVALQAVTIGPGLDALVHGLYEAGEYRDYLFYHGLGVELAEAMAEMVNARIGSELGLRSSEPSTPAGRGLRYSFGYPSCPSLDDNRTLLDILGADRIGITTVESGGMVPEQSTSAFIVHHPGARYFII